From Plasmodium malariae genome assembly, chromosome: 8:
cgtTATTCCTTAttcgttttttatttttttatatttcgtTTCTCATTTTTAACGTGTACCAATTTTGAACAGTATGTTGTGGTTTGTCTTATTTTGCATCCCTTGTGTTtacatacacaaaaaaaaaaaaaaaaaaagaataaaaataaaaataacgaCATTACAAAATTAACAAGATAAATTATGATATGTGTTATATGGCATAATACGATgtgaaataacaaaataaaaaataaaacaaatcgaaacagagaaaaataatacagCATGGAGTGCTATGAGATGGAGTGCTATGAGATGGAGTGCTATCAGATAGTGCGGTACAGTATGGTACGGTGTAACTGCGCTTTCATAGGTAAAGGTCgattacatatacatattatatacatacgcgccttttttaataaaaccaTTATGatattgttttaataaacacaaaattttaaaagacgTTTCCTTCTGCATTCACTAGTGcgatacacatatgtatgcactTATAAATGCACGCATGCATGTATGTGCGTGTGACGAACAGTTTTTACTCATTTGATAATGCGTAAAATGCTAATAATAGTCAATCAGACGGGGGAGAGAAATAGGTAAATATCGAAAAATACACACAATTTTgcataaaaacatttattcAGTATTCCTCATCTGAGGATGATAAAACATCATTAGGTGTAATCATATGAACACTTTTGCGCACAAGCTCTAAACTTCTAGGGGGAGTTGATATTTTCTTAAACGCAAGTTCACTAGGTGTTGATATGTTTGGAGCAGTTAGTCCCATTTTGTTCAAGGGCATATCAAATAATGCATCattcattttccttttcattcttttcaGTTGTATGTCGttatgtaaattattcttCAAGATAAAGTTTTCCAGTTCCTTGTCGACTACTTCGTTTTTCTTCTTCAGATGGCTGTAAATAAGAAacgctatttttttttccgatGGGAGAATGAAAGTGATGGCTTGTCCTgacggaaaaaaaaaaaaaaaaaaaaaaaagaataaataattaaacaatgcaaaattaaatgaagtaaaattaaCGAAGCAAGTGCACAAACATATACAACGTgcgtatataaaaatataaactcaTCACTTTCAACAAGGCACAAAATAAGATATACACCAAACGACAAACAATGAACGATGATCGACGAACGACGAACTACAAGCTACAAGCTACAAGCTTCAAGCTACAAGCTACAAGCTACAAACTACAAGCTACAAGCTACAAACTACAAGCTACAAACTACAAACTACAAGCTACAAACTACAAACTACAAGCTACAAACTACAAACTACAAGCTACAAACTACAAGCTACAAGCTTCAAGCTACAAACTACACGCTACAAACTACAAACTACAAGCTACAAACTACAAGCTACAAACTACAAGCTACAAACTACAAACTACAAGCTACAAACTACAAGCTACAAACTACAAACTACAAACTACAAACTACAAGCTACAAACTACAAACTACAAGCTACAAACTACAAGCTACAAACTACAAGCTACAAACTACAAACTACAAACTACAAACTACAAACTACAAACTACAAACAAACGGTTAGCCAAAATTACAGAAACGGTAAAGGGCACGCATCCAACCCTGTTGGCGGTTATGTCCAAGAACATACAAGCACAAAATagtgcatatacatatacgcgcaaacaagcatatatatacatatatatgcatgtatttacgtatgtatgtaagcaCGAACGCCGTAATGGAACAGGGTGGACATACCTGTGCTGTTCATCCTGGAACACCGTCCTATCCGGTGaatgtaaatgaaaatatcaTTGGGGCAATCATAGTTAATGACGAAGTTCAAATCAACAACATCTATTCCACGTGCCATCAAATCTGTACTAATCATAATTTGtgtctttttctttttcaagcATTCGAACTTATATATCCTTTGTGTTTGATCAATATCTCCATAAATATAGTCCATCGAAATATGTCTAAGcgaaatttcttttttcaatcTGTCATATAGGGAcaaaagattttttttactattacaaaaaataaagcattgttcattttttataaaattttgtatacagttcaacaaatacatatatttgacATTTTCTTCAAGaatataaaactttttttctataaatacattattatcccctacttttattgttatgaatcttttatttaaatatggtTTTACCAATTCACATATATGTTCTGAACATGTGCAGGAAAAAAAACCTCTTATTGCATCAGGTCtgatatttttcaaaatagatataactgaatatataaattggtttgtaaataatttgtCAAATTCGTCCAGAATAACATATTTGGTATTTATTAGTgataagtattttttatttataaaactgATTAAGGTTTTTACATTCGCTATGATTATATCTACTCCCTTCTGTATATCATTATACGCTTTTGTGTAATTAATTCCactaaataatatacatgattttaatttcttcatCGATACTCTATTCATTTCGTCGTATATTTGTACACATAATTCCCTCGTCGGGGTTAGTATTAAAGCGTGTGCAGATGGGCAGCCCCTTCTTCCTTTCGTTTGAGGCTTCTTTTCGCTCTTATAGTCCTCGTACGTCTTCCCCTCCTCATTTTCCTCCTTCTCTGCTTGCTCCTCTTCCGCTATATTGTGCCTATCATCTCTATGATCCCATTTCTCCATGTGATAGTTTACCCTTCCTTCAAACTTCTTACAATTCATTATGTGAATAACTAACGAGATGATAAAGGAAAGGGTCTTCCCTGAACCTGTTCTACTAGTAGCTATAAAATCTCTTCCACTCAAAAAAATGGGGATAACTATACTTTGAATAGGTGATAAAACACTAATAGATAGattgtacatattttgtAGTATATCCTTatctattaaattttttatttgtaaaaaggaaaaaattggTTTAGGTACATTAAACCCTACAGcgctaatattatttttttttttatattgcaCACTTTCTTCTAGCGTAAAGTTATTTATACTTTCGtctgtaataaatatatcctttttaaatttttccaATTCAATTTCTTCATAATTCATATCATCAATAATTTTATCCCCTTCCTTGTCGTTCCTCCTTTCGCTCTGGTACTGCAGACAATCGAATCCATCGTGCTCAACATGTTCATCATATCCATCATATCCATCATGTCCATCATATCCATCATGTCCATCATGTCCATCATATCCATCATATCCATCATATCCATCATGTCCATCAAGTCTATCGCTCTTATTCTTCGCAGCAGTACCGCTCTTCCGGACATAGTTACCCTGCTTTCCGTTACCATCCTCAAGTATTTTTTCGTGTATTAActcctcattttttttttcaagaaatTCGTAGATATCAGCCGTGGCGTTGTTGTCATCCAGGCTGCTATCATCATTATCTCCATGTTGACCTTTTCCATTTCCTCTTATGTACCTTTTGCTCGCATGTGGACCCTCCTCACCTACTGATTCTTTCCCTTGATCCCTCTTACTTGTAAcatgttcataattattctttaatttttcttttttctctgatatttttttctcctcttctattactttatttatttcttccaTGAACTGATCTAATGGATCAATTTCGTCTTTCCCTAGGAGTTCCTCTCCTATCTCATTATCTCGATTTTCCTCATTCGGGTTTTTTGTTACATTtgacttttcattttttgcattttctttgttttctaattcttttccttttcctgctttttcttcttctttctcATCATCatgttcaaaaaatttaCCTTCATCTGAGTTGCTCATCGTTAGGAACAAAACAAACAAATTCCCTTTTTGCGGCTTGTCACTCGAGTGCCTTTTACATATGTACCCATATCATACAATCGTATGAACaagcatatgtatgtgtttacatatgtatatgcttaCGTAAGTATCCTCTTCAAACTGTTAGCAGTAGAGCGATACGGCACGTTTCTAACTATTACGCacaaacgaaaaaaaaaaattgatccaactggaataaaaaaaaaaaaaagaaaaacgttCATCGAAAGAAATCAAACAAGGGGAAAAATATCCCTACTCACACTGTTTcgtgtatatatgaacatatacatGTTGGTATGTACAAGTGCGGATATGAAcataaatatgaacatatacaaTATGGtgtataaaaaagtaatggATTCTTATAactatttacaaaaaaaattccagCATGCAAGtactatttatatgtacataataatataaatatataaatatgtatatacatatatatatatatatatatatatatatatatgtacggtAAAGGCTGCAATGTATGCTGGTCGATCCGAAGGGGAAAATGCCTTTTGTGtagttcaaaaaaaaaaaaaaaaaaaaaaatatatatagattgataatatgatttttccaaaaagtttaaaaaaacgATTTGAAGATAGCAACATAAATGAGAGGCTgcaagaaataaaaaaaaaaaaaaaaaaaaaaaaaagagcaaagAAAGGAAACgaaagaaatgaaaagaaaaacccACTGGCGCAGGCGGTAGTTTTTGACTTTGAGAGAAAGGGCCTTAACGTGTTCccttttgtatttttatttttgtatcattctattttttatctttatatcGTTATACTGTTctattatcttatttttatttttttttttatttttcttttcccctTCCCACCATGGCTCAAGTGCCGAATGCAGGACTgatgtgtatacataaaacGAACATATATTACATGTGTGATACCCCACGCGTAACATGTACACAGTAGACACATACCGCGTTCTACTGCATACAGTTACTTTGGCGGACAATTAAACTACATgatacacatatacgtaagtgtatgtatattatgaGGATACGTGCTCGcccatacatatatatatatatatatatatatatatatgcttatatatgcttacatatgtttgtatgtgaATGCCTATGGGTGAAGCTCCATCTGTGCTAACTTTTCGTAAGGTCTATCGTTTATTTAGAGTTATCTGAAAATTAGTGTGTCAATTCAGTGGGCAGCCTACTTGTTGATGTCTGGTTCaagtgtatacatatatacatacaaatcgAGGAAAGACGAAGCAGAATGATGAACAACGCATGTATGGTAAGGAAAATTCCGCCCTTTATGAAAGAACTGGAAGAGACATACAATATATGCTTCAGCGGAATGAACA
This genomic window contains:
- the PmUG01_08034500 gene encoding ATP-dependent RNA helicase, putative — encoded protein: MSNSDEGKFFEHDDEKEEEKAGKGKELENKENAKNEKSNVTKNPNEENRDNEIGEELLGKDEIDPLDQFMEEINKVIEEEKKISEKKEKLKNNYEHVTSKRDQGKESVGEEGPHASKRYIRGNGKGQHGDNDDSSLDDNNATADIYEFLEKKNEELIHEKILEDGNGKQGNYVRKSGTAAKNKSDRLDGHDGYDGYDGYDGHDGHDGYDGHDGYDGYDEHVEHDGFDCLQYQSERRNDKEGDKIIDDMNYEEIELEKFKKDIFITDESINNFTLEESVQYKKKNNISAVGFNVPKPIFSFLQIKNLIDKDILQNMYNLSISVLSPIQSIVIPIFLSGRDFIATSRTGSGKTLSFIISLVIHIMNCKKFEGRVNYHMEKWDHRDDRHNIAEEEQAEKEENEEGKTYEDYKSEKKPQTKGRRGCPSAHALILTPTRELCVQIYDEMNRVSMKKLKSCILFSGINYTKAYNDIQKGVDIIIANVKTLISFINKKYLSLINTKYVILDEFDKLFTNQFIYSVISILKNIRPDAIRGFFSCTCSEHICELVKPYLNKRFITIKVGDNNVFIEKKFYILEENVKYMYLLNCIQNFIKNEQCFIFCNSKKNLLSLYDRLKKEISLRHISMDYIYGDIDQTQRIYKFECLKKKKTQIMISTDLMARGIDVVDLNFVINYDCPNDIFIYIHRIGRCSRMNSTGQAITFILPSEKKIAFLIYSHLKKKNEVVDKELENFILKNNLHNDIQLKRMKRKMNDALFDMPLNKMGLTAPNISTPSELAFKKISTPPRSLELVRKSVHMITPNDVLSSSDEEY